In Candidatus Hydrogenedentota bacterium, the following are encoded in one genomic region:
- a CDS encoding type II toxin-antitoxin system RelE/ParE family toxin, with translation MNLPKCVPFPSYAHTPLHDARRHAQLPRLRLILGRLNVSVSPRDMNSPGLHRLEGARRGTWSVRVIGNWRITFQFAGEDAIQVDSEVDHCGDAMLMHNLPHPAKFSGTSASNPSASASPTPRRPSA, from the coding sequence ATCAACCTACCAAAATGCGTCCCCTTCCCGTCATATGCCCATACCCCCCTCCACGATGCCCGGCGTCACGCCCAACTGCCCCGGTTGCGCCTTATCCTGGGCCGTTTGAATGTGTCCGTCAGCCCCCGGGACATGAATTCGCCGGGCCTGCACCGGCTCGAGGGCGCGCGCCGGGGGACGTGGTCCGTTCGGGTAATCGGAAACTGGCGGATCACGTTCCAGTTCGCCGGCGAAGATGCGATTCAGGTTGACTCCGAAGTCGACCACTGTGGTGACGCCATGCTGATGCACAACCTGCCCCACCCGGCGAAGTTCTCGGGGACCTCTGCCTCGAATCCCTCCGCCTCAGCGTCACCGACGCCGCGAAGGCCCTCGGCGTGA
- a CDS encoding prevent-host-death protein: MSENEILYITDADGQEVGVIVPIEIWREIASERETAYLLSNPVMRKRLLGALNRSEGCISLDDARAKLGI; the protein is encoded by the coding sequence ATGAGCGAGAACGAAATTCTATACATTACCGACGCGGACGGGCAGGAAGTGGGCGTTATCGTTCCTATTGAAATCTGGCGGGAGATCGCTTCGGAGCGCGAGACGGCATACTTGCTAAGCAATCCCGTAATGCGGAAGCGGCTGCTTGGGGCATTGAATCGATCCGAGGGGTGCATTTCACTTGATGACGCACGCGCGAAACTTGGAATTTGA
- a CDS encoding MFS transporter, producing the protein MPSNIKIRLSVFMFLQYFTWGSWYASMGAYLSTTLEFTGGQIGLAYGAFAVGAMISPFFVGLIADRYFASEKMLGVLGIAGGLLLCLLPQMADFTPFYILLIVYCATYVPTLALGNSLSLHQLPDAKKDFPHVKVLSAVGWVAAGLVVTAFRAEQVALQFYIAGASSFALGLYSLTLPHTPPMKVGENVPLREILGLDALGMLKKPSFAIFIACMFLICIPLYFYFVNIGIYLTERGWENFAGTLTLAQVSDVVFLLLLPPMLNKLGYKKTIAIGIIAWAARYFLLAQSVDATTLATMLIVSAILLHGVCYDFLFIAGQLYVDEECNERMRGAAQGFIAFILWGVGAFVGTLLAGKVMEAHRLAEPVNGFAHDWDAIWRLPAWGAVAVLAVFLLFFRGPGKAAVEIAEEEVLVAADDKVV; encoded by the coding sequence ATGCCATCGAACATCAAGATTCGCCTGTCGGTTTTTATGTTTCTCCAGTATTTCACCTGGGGTTCGTGGTATGCGAGCATGGGGGCCTACCTTTCCACCACCCTGGAATTCACCGGCGGCCAGATCGGACTGGCCTATGGGGCCTTCGCCGTGGGCGCGATGATCTCGCCGTTCTTCGTGGGCCTCATCGCGGATCGTTATTTCGCCTCGGAGAAGATGCTCGGGGTCCTCGGGATCGCCGGCGGGCTCCTGCTCTGTCTCTTGCCGCAGATGGCGGACTTCACGCCCTTCTACATCCTGCTCATCGTCTACTGCGCCACCTACGTGCCCACGCTCGCGCTGGGCAATTCCCTGTCGCTGCACCAACTCCCCGACGCGAAAAAAGACTTCCCCCACGTGAAGGTGCTTTCCGCCGTGGGCTGGGTCGCCGCCGGCCTCGTCGTCACCGCGTTCCGCGCGGAGCAGGTGGCCCTCCAGTTCTACATCGCCGGCGCCAGTTCCTTCGCCCTCGGGCTCTATTCGCTGACCCTGCCCCACACGCCGCCGATGAAAGTGGGGGAGAACGTCCCCCTGCGCGAGATCCTCGGCCTCGACGCCCTCGGCATGCTGAAGAAACCCTCCTTCGCCATCTTCATCGCCTGCATGTTCCTCATCTGCATCCCGCTGTACTTCTACTTCGTCAACATCGGCATTTACCTCACCGAGCGGGGCTGGGAGAACTTCGCCGGCACCCTCACCCTCGCCCAGGTATCCGACGTCGTCTTTCTCCTCCTCCTGCCGCCCATGCTGAATAAGCTGGGCTACAAGAAGACCATCGCCATCGGCATCATCGCGTGGGCCGCCCGCTATTTCCTCCTCGCCCAGAGCGTGGACGCGACCACCCTCGCCACGATGCTCATCGTCAGCGCCATCCTGCTCCACGGCGTCTGCTACGACTTCCTCTTCATCGCCGGGCAGCTCTACGTCGACGAAGAATGCAACGAACGCATGCGCGGCGCGGCCCAGGGCTTCATCGCGTTTATCCTCTGGGGCGTCGGCGCCTTCGTGGGCACGCTCCTGGCCGGGAAGGTGATGGAAGCCCACAGACTCGCCGAGCCGGTCAACGGCTTCGCCCACGACTGGGACGCCATCTGGCGCCTGCCCGCCTGGGGCGCGGTCGCGGTGCTTGCGGTGTTCCTGCTGTTCTTCCGGGGTCCGGGCAAGGCGGCGGTGGAGATTGCCGAGGAAGAGGTGCTGGTCGCGGCGGACGATAAGGTGGTTTGA
- a CDS encoding ATP/GTP-binding protein, which produces MLIRYSFQNWLSFYQEAAFSMIASKELQHNDRVARVNKFDLRLLPVAAIYGGNASGKTNFVKSLAFAKSFVVRGVHPDAPIPVTPFLLDPGAENEPCTFHFELLIGDMVYDYSFSLTAKSVTEERLVRINSSSETVLYDRKAQKLEALHGSLKPKDFYRFAFQGTKENQLYLTNAVSQNVTDFRPVYDWFKSSLVLIAPDFRVENFEDHLEEDQPLYGVMSSSLAQLDTGIAHLGAEEIPLENLPLPDNLIAVVNHVIKSGGIHRIHNRDTNERFVLTARADGGIRVRKLVSNHNRSDGSRIKFDLNQESSGTQRVIDLLPAFIEASSAQCDKVYVIDELDRSMHTLLTRRLLEAYLDSCNAASRSQLVFTTHDVFLMDQDLLRRDEMWVAERDAGGQSQLFSFAEYKELRNDTDIRKRYLQGRLGGVPRILLSGELAASAPVNDGV; this is translated from the coding sequence ATGCTGATCCGGTATTCGTTCCAGAATTGGCTTTCTTTTTACCAAGAAGCCGCATTCTCGATGATCGCGAGCAAGGAACTCCAGCACAATGACCGCGTGGCTCGGGTCAACAAGTTCGACTTGCGCCTGCTGCCCGTTGCGGCGATCTACGGTGGGAATGCGTCTGGCAAGACCAATTTCGTGAAGTCACTGGCCTTTGCCAAGAGTTTCGTGGTCCGAGGAGTGCATCCTGACGCGCCCATTCCCGTTACACCCTTCCTCCTGGATCCCGGGGCGGAGAACGAGCCTTGCACCTTTCATTTTGAACTGCTGATTGGCGATATGGTCTACGATTACAGCTTTTCGCTCACGGCAAAGTCCGTGACCGAGGAGCGGCTGGTCCGCATCAACAGTTCCAGTGAAACAGTGCTCTATGACCGCAAAGCACAGAAACTGGAAGCGCTTCATGGCTCATTGAAGCCGAAAGACTTTTATCGATTCGCTTTTCAGGGCACCAAAGAGAATCAGCTGTACCTCACTAACGCGGTGTCCCAGAACGTGACCGACTTTCGGCCCGTCTACGACTGGTTCAAGAGCAGCCTGGTGCTGATCGCCCCGGATTTCCGTGTGGAGAATTTCGAAGATCACCTGGAAGAGGACCAGCCTCTATACGGCGTTATGAGTTCTTCTCTCGCTCAGTTAGACACCGGGATTGCGCACCTGGGCGCCGAAGAGATTCCGCTGGAAAACCTGCCACTACCCGACAACCTGATTGCTGTCGTAAATCACGTCATAAAGTCGGGTGGGATTCACCGCATTCACAATAGAGACACGAATGAACGGTTTGTACTCACAGCCAGGGCAGACGGCGGGATTAGGGTTCGAAAGCTGGTGTCCAATCACAACCGCTCCGACGGTTCCAGAATCAAGTTTGACTTGAATCAGGAGTCATCGGGGACCCAGCGGGTGATTGATCTGCTTCCCGCCTTTATAGAGGCATCCAGCGCCCAATGTGACAAGGTCTACGTGATCGACGAACTGGACCGCAGCATGCACACGCTCCTGACGCGGCGGTTGCTCGAGGCGTACCTGGATTCCTGTAACGCGGCGTCGCGGTCGCAGTTGGTCTTCACCACCCACGACGTCTTCCTCATGGACCAGGACTTGCTGCGCCGGGACGAGATGTGGGTCGCGGAGCGGGATGCCGGTGGCCAGTCGCAACTGTTCTCCTTCGCAGAATACAAGGAGTTGCGCAATGATACGGACATCCGGAAGCGCTACCTCCAGGGGCGGCTGGGCGGGGTGCCCCGAATCCTCCTTTCCGGTGAATTGGCGGCCAGTGCGCCCGTGAACGACGGGGTTTGA
- a CDS encoding leucyl aminopeptidase encodes MNVEVVPFDACKVVEEESCLVIPLFEKAFPLDSSLLNDKDEEFLQTLADKNIITGKAQTCYYAATPRSTYQGVLVVGLGPRDDYDDETWRRTGGKAVELLQLHRVSHVYLDLSRHDNVPPLPFLEGLVLGQYNFEVYKKAPEPGDAPVKIQTATVITDDKTEPTALLSSIQLGVLACLSANGARHLANTAPNEMTPRALADFAQGIADESGCKCTIMEPEEMERLGMNALLGVARGSAQPPRLIFLEHHHSDNVKTLAIVGKGITFDTGGISIKPAAGMHEMKYDMCGAAAVLCAFMTIAELKPAINVVAVVPAAENMTGDAAQRPGDIVKAYNGKTIEVHNTDAEGRLVLADAMAYTVDKYKPHAMVDAATLTGACVVALGHCAAGLFSNNPSLASALIAAGEATGERLWQLPLWKDYDKLIEGTHADICNVGPREGGAITAAAFLKNFVGDTPWAHIDIAGTAWDVKNTPYWNTNHATGFGVRLLTKWILDQVEE; translated from the coding sequence ATGAACGTAGAAGTCGTACCCTTTGACGCCTGCAAGGTCGTCGAGGAAGAATCCTGCCTCGTCATTCCCCTGTTTGAGAAGGCCTTCCCCCTCGACAGCAGCCTCCTTAATGACAAGGACGAGGAATTCCTCCAGACCCTCGCCGACAAGAACATCATCACTGGCAAGGCCCAGACCTGCTACTACGCGGCCACGCCGCGCAGCACCTACCAGGGCGTGCTTGTGGTCGGGCTTGGGCCCCGCGACGACTACGACGACGAAACCTGGCGGCGTACCGGCGGCAAGGCCGTGGAACTGCTCCAGCTCCACCGCGTGAGCCACGTCTACCTCGACCTCTCCCGCCACGACAACGTGCCGCCGCTCCCCTTCCTGGAGGGCCTCGTCCTCGGGCAGTACAACTTCGAGGTGTACAAGAAGGCCCCGGAGCCCGGCGACGCGCCCGTGAAGATCCAGACGGCCACCGTGATCACCGACGACAAGACCGAGCCGACGGCCCTGCTCTCCAGCATCCAGCTCGGCGTGCTTGCGTGCCTCAGCGCGAACGGCGCCCGGCACCTGGCCAACACCGCGCCCAACGAAATGACGCCCCGCGCCCTGGCCGACTTCGCCCAGGGCATCGCGGATGAATCCGGCTGCAAATGCACCATCATGGAGCCCGAGGAAATGGAGCGCCTCGGCATGAACGCGCTCCTCGGTGTCGCCCGCGGCAGCGCCCAGCCCCCGCGCCTCATCTTCCTCGAACACCACCACAGCGACAACGTCAAGACCCTCGCCATCGTGGGCAAGGGTATCACCTTCGACACGGGCGGCATCAGCATCAAGCCCGCCGCCGGCATGCACGAAATGAAGTACGACATGTGCGGCGCCGCGGCGGTCCTCTGCGCCTTCATGACCATCGCCGAGCTCAAGCCCGCCATCAACGTGGTCGCCGTCGTGCCCGCCGCCGAGAACATGACCGGCGACGCCGCCCAGCGCCCCGGCGACATCGTCAAGGCGTACAACGGCAAGACCATCGAAGTGCACAACACCGACGCCGAGGGCCGCCTCGTCCTCGCCGACGCCATGGCCTACACCGTCGACAAGTACAAGCCCCACGCCATGGTCGACGCCGCCACCCTCACCGGCGCCTGCGTCGTCGCCCTGGGCCACTGCGCCGCCGGCCTCTTCAGCAACAACCCGTCCCTCGCCAGCGCCCTTATCGCCGCCGGCGAAGCCACCGGCGAGCGGCTCTGGCAGCTCCCCCTCTGGAAAGACTACGACAAGCTCATCGAAGGCACGCACGCCGACATCTGCAACGTCGGCCCGCGCGAAGGCGGCGCCATCACCGCCGCCGCCTTCCTCAAGAACTTCGTGGGCGATACCCCCTGGGCCCACATCGACATCGCCGGCACCGCCTGGGACGTCAAAAACACCCCCTACTGGAACACCAACCACGCCACCGGATTCGGCGTAAGGCTCCTGACCAAATGGATCTTGGACCAGGTGGAGGAATAG
- the mtaB gene encoding tRNA (N(6)-L-threonylcarbamoyladenosine(37)-C(2))-methylthiotransferase MtaB, whose protein sequence is MSTVNCQLSTEKRATVHTLGCRLNQSESAILEEKLRADGYTLVPFGQPADLAIVNTCTVTNEADAKSRKLVRQFIRNNPGAYTAVIGCYAQMGAKTLASIPGVDLIIGNQEKLNVLDYVKAGKNETPLVIRDRIDRDDFLIEFGDENTPLSRRANLKVQDGCDFMCSFCIIPFARGRARAREWGNLLDEARSLVDRGAKEIILTGVNIGTYNLEGRNILHIVDALNEIEGLHRIRISSIEPTTIPGELFDRMNDPAHALLPYLHIPLQAGSDNILTAMRRKYTRQEFLDFIFHAHDAVPGIGIGTDILVGFPGEADQDFEHTCDALWKSPLVYAHVFKYSERHGAASTRIPHKVPPQTINERAARLRKLSADKTRMFCEHQIGQTQEVLFEQAQDGFWTGYTGNYTRVAAESGEDLTNEMRRVKLEEVRGDLVFGQLNFQRPQILIPQVS, encoded by the coding sequence ATGTCAACTGTCAACTGTCAACTGTCAACTGAAAAACGCGCGACGGTCCACACCCTCGGCTGCCGCCTCAATCAGTCCGAGTCCGCCATCCTGGAGGAAAAACTCCGGGCGGATGGCTATACCCTCGTGCCCTTCGGCCAACCCGCCGACCTCGCCATCGTCAACACCTGCACCGTCACGAACGAAGCCGACGCCAAATCGCGTAAGCTCGTCCGCCAGTTCATCCGCAACAATCCCGGCGCCTACACCGCCGTCATCGGCTGCTACGCGCAGATGGGCGCCAAAACCCTCGCCAGCATCCCCGGCGTCGACCTCATCATCGGCAACCAGGAAAAGCTCAACGTCCTCGACTACGTCAAGGCCGGAAAAAACGAAACCCCCCTCGTCATCCGCGACCGCATCGACCGCGACGACTTCTTGATAGAATTCGGCGACGAAAACACCCCCCTCAGCCGCCGCGCCAACCTCAAGGTGCAGGACGGCTGCGACTTCATGTGCAGCTTCTGCATCATCCCCTTCGCCCGCGGACGCGCACGCGCCCGGGAGTGGGGGAACCTCCTCGACGAAGCCCGCAGCCTCGTCGATCGCGGCGCAAAGGAAATCATCCTCACCGGCGTCAACATCGGCACCTACAACCTCGAAGGCCGCAACATCCTCCACATCGTCGACGCCCTCAACGAGATCGAAGGCCTCCACCGCATCCGCATCAGCTCCATCGAGCCCACCACCATCCCCGGCGAACTCTTCGACCGCATGAACGACCCGGCCCACGCCCTCCTCCCCTACCTCCACATCCCCCTCCAGGCCGGCTCCGACAACATCCTCACCGCCATGCGCCGCAAATACACCCGCCAGGAATTCCTCGACTTCATCTTCCACGCCCACGACGCCGTCCCCGGCATCGGCATCGGCACCGACATCCTCGTGGGCTTCCCCGGCGAAGCCGACCAGGACTTCGAACACACCTGCGACGCCCTCTGGAAAAGTCCCCTCGTCTACGCCCACGTCTTCAAATACTCCGAACGCCACGGCGCCGCCTCCACCCGAATCCCCCACAAAGTCCCCCCGCAGACCATCAACGAACGCGCCGCCCGCCTCCGCAAGCTCAGCGCCGACAAGACCCGCATGTTCTGCGAGCACCAAATCGGCCAGACCCAAGAAGTCCTCTTCGAACAGGCGCAGGATGGATTCTGGACGGGATATACGGGGAACTACACCCGCGTGGCGGCGGAGAGCGGAGAGGACCTGACGAACGAGATGCGGAGGGTAAAGCTGGAGGAAGTCCGCGGGGACTTGGTGTTTGGACAACTAAACTTCCAGCGTCCTCAGATTCTGATACCGCAAGTGAGTTAG